TAGAGAAGGTTTAAACGGAAAAGGCAGCATTAACCAAAATTAACGTGCATATAACGATGGTAATAATGGAGTTAATTCAACCGCATCCACTCCCGCATCCAGCGTTCCGGGATTTCGTTGTTGAGGGCAGAGGAATTTAATATGACTTAATAATCCGTCTTTTCAACACAAACTTTCCAATATTATTTTCTAAATACACATAATTCCACCACCACGCTGAAACAAGCTGATAAGTCATCTGTTTTCTGATTTTGTAAGATTTATAATGTTTCATAATGCCGAGATACGAGTTCATGCTGTTTAAAAAATCAGCCTGTTCCATTCTTGTTGGCTTATGGTCTCTAACTAGTCTGTTTTGCTTTTCGATAGTTTCATAAAAATTGCCTTTAGTGCGATTTCCAATATAAATACGGTGTGGTTTTATCATTGCACCTAAAAATTTTACACCTTTCGTAAAATGCTGCAGATAAATCTTTTTCGGATGAAGTGTTAAATTCAATTCATCTTGTAAATAAGATTTTACAACAGGAATAAGCGATTTTAAATATTCTTTATTTGTATGAACCAATACAAAATCATCGACATAGCGACCATAATATGAAATCTTAAGATTGCGCTTAACAAAATGGTCAAATGTATTGATATAAAAATTGGCAAATACCTGACTGGTTAAATTGCCAATTGGCAAACCACAATCCGGTGCGGAATGAAATAAACTTTTATCCGGTGGCAATCCATCCCAGTTACTGCGTTTCCCTTTGATGATGCAGTTATTTGTCGGGTCATTAAAGATTATCTTTTTACAAAGGTTTATCAATAATTCTTTATCCGGACTAAAATATTTTTCATTAATGAAAACAGTCAGCTTTTCAAACAGGATATTTTTATTGATGTGCATAAAAAATCCTTTTATATCCAACTTTAAGACATAGCAATCTTTGCTGTAATTTTGCGAGCATTTCCGTATAAAACCATTTACACGTTGTATGCCAAGATGTGTTCCTTTGCCGGTACGGCAGGCGTAGCTGTCGTAAATAACTGTTTCTCAAACAGATGATTTAGTTTATAGATAATAAAGTGGTGTACCACTCTGTCGCGAAAATCTGCGGCGAATATTTCGCGTTTTACCGGTTTATTTACTATAAAACAGATACTCTGTCTGGGTTCATATATACCGGCAACAATTTCATCGTATAGTTGAAAAAGATTAGCTTCTAAATGCAGTTCGAATGCTAATGCATTCATCGTACTGCGTTTATTTTTGCGTGCGTCAAAATATGCCAGAAACAATTCTTCTTTGAGGTTTGTTTCTGGAATTGGTTTTTCAAATAAGTTGAGTTGCATAAGTAGAAAAAAATGTTTAAATAGAAACCGTCATTGCGAACACAGTGAAGCAATCTTATGAAACCTAGATTGCTTCGTGCCTCGCAATGACGTGAAACGAATCGTGGCACGATATTGCTGCAAACAACTGCTATCTGGAAAATCAGCACACACCCCTTAATCCCCTCTCAAGAGGGGAAAGCGGATAGTGCCATTCATATTGTTCATTACATTTTTAAAAGAAATGGTAATTCCGTAAAATTTCTGCTGTCTGCATCTCCCCTCCTCGGAGGGGATAAAGGGGTGGGTCGTTGGAATGCGATTCACTGCAAGTTTGTCTTGGTGACGTTTATTCCGCTTTAGCTACACAATCTAACACCAACACGGGCTAGAACGCCCGAATTAGCTAGTGCGTTGCTTTTTTCGGGATTTAGCTCCGCTGAACTTACGTTTCTCCTCGTTCCTCGTCGAAATGACGTGGTGTTCGTTAATGAGCACCGTCATTCCGAACGAAGTGAGGAATCCCGACATGAATTAGAAAGACTGAATTAGTTAGTGCTTTGCATTAGCGGGATTTCTCTCCGCCGGCTGACGGATCGAAATGACGTGCTCGTTTAAAAACGAATCGAGCCACGATTATCGTGGCTCGATGTAAAAAATGTTTTCATCATAAATACCTGACGCAACGCACACTAAAGCCATTTTCCTTATTGTTGTTGTTTCTGTTTGCATTTGAATTATTGTAATTCAGATTGCGGTTCCATGCATTGTTTGTATTGTTCTCCGTAGAAGACCAAAAGTTACCGTTGTTCCCAATGTTATTGAATGTTCCATTGTTGTTCCGGTTACCTGCAGGAAGACCTGTTAAAACAGCCGCTAAATTCTTCATAGCACCATTTTCAGACACTATGAATTGGATACCTCGCAAAAGGCAAGGGGCTGTCGGATTTATACATGCTCGCTTGCAATTGCCCTGGCAAACTGCAACTCCGGCTGAAAACATCTTTTATTTTATTTCTCATTTTTACTATTAGATTGCTTCCTATCTGCCAACATGCAAACTTGTCTCGCATTAACTGAAAATGAGCACCGTCATCTCGAACGAAGTGAGGAATCTCGACATGAATTAGAAAGACTCAATTAGTTAGTGCTTTGCATTTTCGGGATTTCTCCTTACGTCGAAATGACGTGGTGTTCGTTAATGAGGCCCGTCATTCCGAACGAAGTGAGGAATCCCGACATGAATTAGAAAGACTGAATTAGTTAGTGCTTTCATTAACGGGATTGCTCTCCGCCGGCTGACGGATCGAAATGACGTGCTCGTTTAAAAACGAATCGAGCCACGATTATCGTGGCTCGATGTAAAAAATGTTTTCATCATAAATACCTGACGCAACGCACACTAAAGCCATTTTCCTTATTGTTGTTGTTTCTGTTTGCATTTGAATTATTGTAATTCAGATTGCGGTTCCATGCATTGTTTGTATTGTTCTCCGTAGAAGACCAAAAGTTACCGTTGTTCCCAATGTTATTGAATGTTCCATTGTTGTTCCGGTTACCTGCAGGAAGACCTGTTAAAACAGCCGCTAAATTCTTCATAGCACCATTTTCAGACACTATGAATTGGATACCTCGCAAAAGGCAAGGGGGCTGTCGGATTTATACATGCTCGCTTGCAATTGCCCTGGCAAACTGCAACTCCGGCTGAAAACATCTTTTATTTTATTTCTCATTTTTACTATTAGATTGCTTCCTATCTGCCAACATGCAAACTTGTCTCGCATTAACTGAAAATGAGCACCGTCATCTCGAACGAAGTGAGGAATCTCGACATGAATTAGAAAGACTCAATTAGTTAGTGCTTTGCATTTTCGGGATTTCTCCTTACGTCGAAATGACGTGGTGTTCGTTTCGGGATTTCTCACTGCGCTCGAAATGACGTAGTTGAAGAAATGACGTTCATGCTTTTTGTGATTTTTGCCATCCGTTTAGTTGTTTCGATACATTTTCTATCTGATCATTTATCTGCACAAATGCTTTTATACTGATTTGCTTTAAATCTTTCATTAACCTGATTAACAGACGGATCACCTCTACATGTTCTTTTGCTTTGTTTAACCATATCTCTTTTTCTTTTGTTGCATTTGTTTTATAAATGGTGATGATTAATTCTGTAGTTTCTTTTTTTAAACTTTCGCCAACGGTATATTTATACTCCTTGTTAAAGTTTTTGGTAAACTGAAAAATACCCAACAGCAAATCATAACTTGCTTTATATACCGGTAGTTCGTGATAATAGGCCATATTTTAAAAATCTTCGGCTTTCCCTTTGCCTTTTGGTTTGCTTATCGTGGCACGGTTACCATGCCACGATGTTATATAAGTCCCCTTTAGGGGATTTAGGGGTAAATAAATCAAATATTAAAATAGTTAATCCCTGACGCAACGCACACTAAAGCCATATCCCTTATAGTAGTTGCCTCTGAGTGCACCTGAATCACCGTAACCCAGATAGCGGTACCATGCAAAGCTTGTATTGCCCTCCGTAGAAGACCAAAAGTAACCGCTGAGCCCAATGACATCGAATGAGCCATTGTAGTACCGGTTACCTGCAGGAAGACCTGTAAAGCCGCTGCTGTTCGTGTTGGTTATGCCTGTATAAGCTGTCCATAATGTGGTGGCTTTCATCTTATCTCCTGCTATAAGTTCGCCTCCTAAAAAAGTAGTCAAGGTGGTCCATTCAGCATCAGTGGGTACATGCCAGCCGGCAGGTGCCAATTTGCCGGTGTTTACTGCATACCAGTTGTATAATTTACCATAAGTGGTATTGTTTGCTGCATTGTTATCATAAATGGCATACGCTCCACTGGTAGTATTTTGCCATGCTGTATTACTTAAACCTGTAGGTATGGCGCTGCCATCATTGTAACGGGTAGTTTTCAGGTTTTCTTTCATCCATACTTGGGTGCCTATGGTTACCATATTATATACGTTACCATCAATATCAGTAACTGTTCCTGTAGGTCCGGGTGGTGGTGGTACAATCGTATTTATCGTATTTATGGTTTGTTGTGTAGGTGGTGGGGGTGTATTTGCAGGGGGTGTAGAAATAGTAGTGGCGGTAGGTAGTGTTATAGTATCTGCATGTCCATTACTGCTAAACACCGCTGATAAACCAAATAGAATTGCTGCTGTAGCCAAAACAGGTGAAGTACTTGCTATCAATACAGCCGCTGCTAAGGTAGCAATACCTATAATTCCATTACATACCGCAATGGCAGCCTGTCCTGCACCTACCTGTACTATCCATTGCGCTGTAATATCTATAGGACCAGTTATTTTTTGATTACTATTTGGAGTATGTCCGGAAGATAATCTATGAAAAGAACCAAAAGTATAGGTGTCGCCAACTTTATTTGTCACTAAATCATGTCTAAGTATATATGTTCCTGTTGTCCAGTCTACAAAATAAAAGTGAGTTATTACTTTATCGCTGGCATAATCATACACAAGAAGTATCGAATCTTTCACACCGTCAACAGATACATAAGCGGTCTTTACCCTCAGTGTATCATCAAACGTGTAATTCATGGTTGTGTCATTACCCGTTTTGGACATGGTTGCATATTTTAATACTTTTGGGTTTCCGCTGGCATCAAAGTCACCATAATAGCTATAGTTTATGTTTGAGCCATCTCCACTATTATATATACCTTGGAGTTGGTTGGTAGCATTCGCTAATGCCGCATTATTAATAACTTGCAAGGTTCCTTTGCCTTGAGTTGTACTATCTTTTTTACAGGAAAAATAATGAATGCAAATGCAAAAATGATAAGAAATTTAATTTTTGATTTACTCATGTATTTTGTTTTTAAATAGTTGAGTTTTCCGAAGGTTCGGAACAGGCTGTGAATTGTTGATTTCATAGTGTTTGTTTATTTGTAAAAAATTAAAATGTATATATCGTTCTCTTTTAACAGAGATTTTAAAAAACAGGTAGCCATGGTTCGTGTCTCACGAATCATACCCGATATGTTGTGTTTCGTGTGGACACGAACCATGGCGATTGATTTAAATACGAATGGTGGAAATAAAATGAAGATTAAGAAATTCGAAACAGCTAACTTGTTTAGCATTATAATTTGTAACGCTGTACGCTGTACGCTGTACGCTGTACGCTGGCATATGACTGTGAGAAATCATAGTACTAATATAGTACTAATATAGTAAAAAAAATGATTGGAAAGTATCTTTTGGAGATTTTTTAATTATTTAATTCAGCCGCATCCACTCCCGCATCCAGCGTTCCGGGATTTCGTTGTTGAGGGCAGTCAGATAATCTTTGTAGGTACAGGGCACCAGTATATGTTTCTGGATATCCAGATTATCATAGAGTATCTTCATCCACCAGCGGTCGCTCTTTTTACTTTTCATAAACACGAAATCGTTCTCCGCGTCATCAATCTGGACGATATAGATATTGAAATCATTTTCATCCACAATAGGATAATCGCTTCTGCGCAGGCTTACCCCCTCCATAAAATACCATACCATCTGTGCCAGCTGCTTGGCGGTAATATGGCTTTTATCCCATTCTGGATTAAAGTCATAAAATCCGATACTCATGAGCTGGTCGCTCATGCCCGCATACCGTGCCAGTGCGCAGGCCTCATCCCCGAACAGTCCGTTCGGTGAAGGGTCAATTTGTCCCGGCGCGTCTGAAAAACGGATAGCGTTTATATTATAGGTGACCATCGCGGCTTCCCGAAGATAAGGTTCGGCTTCAAAAACATGCTCGCGGATCTTGCCTACACGCAACATATCATGATTCTTGCTGCTTAAAAACGATAATTGTTTTTCCTGCATGAAATAGGACTGATACGCCACCAGATTATATTTGCGCAGAAAAGAACTCAACAGAAAATCTTTCAGATAGGTTTTATGGATATCCACCTCACTGTTCTCCCAAACCACCTTAGAAGCTATTTGCGAAACGGTCATTTCATTTTCAAAAATTTCATGTGCCTTGAATTGTGCGGAAGCTAAAGCGGCATCACCGCCAATGATTACCGTGATGATATTATGTCTGAATAATTCCCTAAGCGTCTCTACCAATGCCACCAACGTATCCACATAGGTTGCACCGGCGTTTATATTCCCCATATCCAGCAACTGCATGCCATTCGTGAAAGCAGAACATTGGTACAATTGTTTGCGCACTTCATCCGGACCTTTCTCCGTACCGCGATTGGCGATATAACCTCTGAAATCCTCCACTCCTAAGATGGCTACCGAATAATTCTCCAGCGTCTGTTTGTCCTGATACAAGTGAATATAGTCTTTAACATAAGCATTGGACAGATAATAATCCTGCACGAACTGGGCGCCTACCGGCTGAAGAAAATCACTTAACATGAATAGGTGTTTAAGCAAATATAAAGCTATGCAATTATCTGCAGAGATGAATTACTCAACGAGTGTTGATTAATAATCATGGCCGCAGGCTAAATTACCTCCGGCAATGACGGAACTAAACCGCATGAAGTGATAGGGCATCACCCATGCAAAAAAGAGTCTTATGGTATTTGTTTATTAACCTTTTTACCTATGTGTTTAAAATAAATACTATGGTTATGCTGCCCAGTTTTCCCTGTCTAAACTTCTGAACTGAATCGCTTCTGCCAGATGATCCGTTTGAATGTTTTCACATTTTGCCAAATCTGCTATCGTTCTCGCGACCCGTATGATGCGCTCATACGCTCTTGCCGACAGCCCCAGCCGTTTCATAGCCGTATTCAACAATTCCTGGGATGCATTATCCAGCGGGCAAATATCCCTGGTCAACTTTGTACTCATCTGCGCATTGCAATGGATTTCATCGTCCTTAAACCGTTCTACCTGAATCTGCCGTGCCGCCATCACCCGTTTGCGAATTTCACCACTGCTCTCTGATGTGCGTTTAGAAGACAAATCCTGGAGATTCACCGGCGTCACTTCCACATGCAAATCAATCCGGTCCAAGAGCGGTCCGGATATTTTATTCAGATATTTGTGAACCACGCCCGGCCCGCATACGCAATCTTTTTCCGGATGGTTGTAATAGCCGCATGGACAAGGATTCATACTCGCCACCAGCATAAAATTGGCCGGATAGTCGATAGAAAAACGGGCACGGGAGATGTTTACCTTCCGTTCTTCCATCGGCTGCCGCATCACCTCCAGCACGGTCCGTTTAAATTCCGGCAATTCATCCAGAAACAACACCCCGTTATGTGCCAGTGAAATCTCACCGGGCTGCGGATGCCCGCCGCCGCCTACCAGGGCCACATCGGAAACCGTATGGTGCGGGGAGCGGAATGGCCGCTGATACAGCAAAGAGGCATCTTTCTTTAACTTTCCCGCAACGGAATGGATCTTGGTGGTTTCCAGCGCTTCCTGCAAAGACAAAGGAGGAAGGATGGTAGGCATCCGCTTGGCAAGCATGGTCTTCCCTGCTCCGGGCGGACCGATCAGAATTACATTGTGCCCTCCGGCAGCTGCAATCTCAAGCGCCCGTTTGATATTCTCCTGTCCTTTCACATCTGCAAAATCAAACGCTGTATGTTGGATATTGGCATAAAACTCATCGCGGGTTTTTACAATGGTCTGCTCCAGTGTTTTTTTATCTGCCAAAAAATCCACCACTTCGTCCAGATGCTCTACCCCATATACCTTTAACCCTGCAACAATAGCAGCCTCCCGGGCATTTTGTATCGGTAAAATGAATCCTTCAAAGCCTTCTTTCTGTGCCTGAATGGCAATAGGCAGTGCCCCTTTGATAGGCTGCAGCTTTCCATCCAGTGAAAGTTCGCCCATGATGATGTAGTTGGCAATCTTATCAGCACTCAACTGTTCGGATGCCGCCAGAATGCCGATGGCAATGGGTAAGTCATAAGCAGAACCCTCTTTACGTATATCTGCCGGTGCCAGATTCACAATAATCTTGATGCGGGGCATATGGTATTTATTGACCCGCAAGGCACTCTCCACCCGGCTCCAGCTTTCCTTGACAGCTGAATCGGGTAAGCCGACTAAAAAATAGTCTTTACCGGAACATACATTCACTTCCACGGTAATGGTGGTGGCATCCACTCCGAACACGGCACTTCCAAACGTTTTCACCAACATAATCTGACTCTTTTACCCATTGAGAGACAAAAGAGTGCCGGATTCCATAAAATCGCACTGATTTTTTTAGATTAATTTTATGACAAAAAAAAACGGAGATGGTAATCTCCGTATAGCTTCTTTGAATGTTCTCCGGCTAATAAATTACTTAGCCCCCATTGCGATGGGAATATTGGGGGTGGCGTTGTATGCCCCGTCAATCACCTTGAATGTTCTGAAATCAGCGCTCAGGTTCACCCGCACCCAGCCATAGTGATACGTGTGGGATAAGGAATATATCATCACTATTGCAATATATTTATCTCCGGCACCGGCAAATCCATATTCGGTTGTATTCTCTTTATAT
The genomic region above belongs to Sphingobacteriales bacterium and contains:
- a CDS encoding four helix bundle protein, with amino-acid sequence MAYYHELPVYKASYDLLLGIFQFTKNFNKEYKYTVGESLKKETTELIITIYKTNATKEKEIWLNKAKEHVEVIRLLIRLMKDLKQISIKAFVQINDQIENVSKQLNGWQKSQKA
- a CDS encoding fibrobacter succinogenes major paralogous domain-containing protein, which codes for MQVINNAALANATNQLQGIYNSGDGSNINYSYYGDFDASGNPKVLKYATMSKTGNDTTMNYTFDDTLRVKTAYVSVDGVKDSILLVYDYASDKVITHFYFVDWTTGTYILRHDLVTNKVGDTYTFGSFHRLSSGHTPNSNQKITGPIDITAQWIVQVGAGQAAIAVCNGIIGIATLAAAVLIASTSPVLATAAILFGLSAVFSSNGHADTITLPTATTISTPPANTPPPPTQQTINTINTIVPPPPGPTGTVTDIDGNVYNMVTIGTQVWMKENLKTTRYNDGSAIPTGLSNTAWQNTTSGAYAIYDNNAANNTTYGKLYNWYAVNTGKLAPAGWHVPTDAEWTTLTTFLGGELIAGDKMKATTLWTAYTGITNTNSSGFTGLPAGNRYYNGSFDVIGLSGYFWSSTEGNTSFAWYRYLGYGDSGALRGNYYKGYGFSVRCVRD
- a CDS encoding arginase family protein, which translates into the protein MLSDFLQPVGAQFVQDYYLSNAYVKDYIHLYQDKQTLENYSVAILGVEDFRGYIANRGTEKGPDEVRKQLYQCSAFTNGMQLLDMGNINAGATYVDTLVALVETLRELFRHNIITVIIGGDAALASAQFKAHEIFENEMTVSQIASKVVWENSEVDIHKTYLKDFLLSSFLRKYNLVAYQSYFMQEKQLSFLSSKNHDMLRVGKIREHVFEAEPYLREAAMVTYNINAIRFSDAPGQIDPSPNGLFGDEACALARYAGMSDQLMSIGFYDFNPEWDKSHITAKQLAQMVWYFMEGVSLRRSDYPIVDENDFNIYIVQIDDAENDFVFMKSKKSDRWWMKILYDNLDIQKHILVPCTYKDYLTALNNEIPERWMREWMRLN
- a CDS encoding YifB family Mg chelatase-like AAA ATPase, with the translated sequence MLVKTFGSAVFGVDATTITVEVNVCSGKDYFLVGLPDSAVKESWSRVESALRVNKYHMPRIKIIVNLAPADIRKEGSAYDLPIAIGILAASEQLSADKIANYIIMGELSLDGKLQPIKGALPIAIQAQKEGFEGFILPIQNAREAAIVAGLKVYGVEHLDEVVDFLADKKTLEQTIVKTRDEFYANIQHTAFDFADVKGQENIKRALEIAAAGGHNVILIGPPGAGKTMLAKRMPTILPPLSLQEALETTKIHSVAGKLKKDASLLYQRPFRSPHHTVSDVALVGGGGHPQPGEISLAHNGVLFLDELPEFKRTVLEVMRQPMEERKVNISRARFSIDYPANFMLVASMNPCPCGYYNHPEKDCVCGPGVVHKYLNKISGPLLDRIDLHVEVTPVNLQDLSSKRTSESSGEIRKRVMAARQIQVERFKDDEIHCNAQMSTKLTRDICPLDNASQELLNTAMKRLGLSARAYERIIRVARTIADLAKCENIQTDHLAEAIQFRSLDRENWAA